Within Pseudomonadota bacterium, the genomic segment TCGTTTATGTTGATGTCGATGTCGTTTCTGAACCTGTGGCCGTAGTCGATCTGGACCCTGGGAACGAAAGCCGCCTGCCTGGCCTTCCGCCTCCAGCCCGCCGCCTCGGCCACGTCGATGCGGGCGCATGAGATCGCGACCCTCTCCACCTCGCGCACAGGGGGCAGCTGCGGCCCCGCTCCCGCCCGGGCGATTGCCATGGCCATGATGCCCGCGATGATCGCCATAGGATGCATGACCGTTTCCCTAGCACGTACCGTGCCACAAAATTTCCCTTCAAAATGAAGGGGCCGTCCAGCGCAGGGTGCACAAAAACGCTGCAGGGGTGCAGCGATTTTGTGCACCCCCGGCCCCTGACCCTCGCGAACTCTCAGGGCTTTTTCCCGGCACGGTCCGTGCAACTGCACCGGGGCATGAGAAGAGCGATGATCGCGATGGCCGCCCTCATGGTCGCCGGCTGCGGCATCCCTCGGCTGTCCAGGGACGCCGGCAGCCGCGCGTACGCGCCGGGGCCCGCCGCCGAGCAGACCGGGGAGGGGCTCAGGATCACCGCCATAGACGTGGGCCAGGGCGACTCGATCCTCATAGAGGCGCCCTCCGGCGAGGCCGTTCTCGTGGACGCGGGCCCGGCCGGCGCAGGCAGGTTTTCGGTCCTGCCGCTGCTCGCTGAGCGCGGGATCGAGAGGCTCAGCGCGGTCATCGTCACCCATCGCCACTCCGACCACTACGGCGGGCTCGGGGAAATCGCGGCAGGTCCCGACGGGGCGGCAGGCACAGGAGACGACTTCGCAATCGAGGTGATATATGGAAGATCGAAACAGGACTGCCCTGAAGCTCATCCTCCTTCGGACGATGGGGCACTC encodes:
- a CDS encoding MBL fold metallo-hydrolase, yielding MRRAMIAMAALMVAGCGIPRLSRDAGSRAYAPGPAAEQTGEGLRITAIDVGQGDSILIEAPSGEAVLVDAGPAGAGRFSVLPLLAERGIERLSAVIVTHRHSDHYGGLGEIAAGPDGAAGTGDDFAIEVIYGRSKQDCPEAHPPSDDGALAPCPGQTLSAGDRIELGDLSLEVVAANAALADKTAVDAGDPPDENAMSVALLLEYSGFRMLLAADITGGGGNPPYQTPDVETPLGAIVGDIDILKVAHHGSATSSNRAFLDATSPEVAIISVGDGNDYGHPH